The Lepidochelys kempii isolate rLepKem1 chromosome 5, rLepKem1.hap2, whole genome shotgun sequence genome window below encodes:
- the ZNF462 gene encoding zinc finger protein 462 isoform X9, with translation MEVLQCDGCDFRAPSYEDLKAHIQDVHTAFLQPTDVSEESPSQPRSGSMNASNQTEVEFSSVKDEFTIADEIAGQNAAQMGTGSYYSHSQSFYSQHMAPNPKPTNKFFQCKFCVRYFRSKNLLIEHTRKVHGTQAGGSSVGPPAAGSLNYNIMMHEGFGKVFSCQFCTYKSPRRARIIKHQKMYHKNNLKESSTPPTATAAISESASASVPVQESCKELPAEVVERSILESMVKPLTKSRGNFCCEWCSYQTPRRERWCDHMMKKHRSMVKILSSLRQQQDGTSLPDVQNKSAPNSAPNSNYISMNATGREMPNANVSNFRGSMSNSLIRPNSSTSSKFSSVSYPQMKPKSPHNSGMVNLSDRSRYGIADMTNSSADLETNSMLNDSSSDEELNEIDSENGLNSMDHQTSGMSAEQLMGSDGNKLLETKGIPFRRYMNRFQCPFCPFLTMHRRSISRHIENIHLSGKTAVYKCDECPFTCKSSLKLGAHKQCHTGTTSDWDAVNSQSESIASSLNESTVSYESGNINGRKSGGMMESVQQQQQQSPQPHSQHPYKCTLCNYSTTTLKGLRVHQQHKHSFCDNLPKYEGPSSNTPQESEVDAHAASSTVKKSQTSILGLSSKNNFVAKTSRKLTNDFPLDLSPVKKRTRIDEIASNLQSKINQNKQQEDAVINVEDDEEEEEDNEVEIEVELDKEEEQTEPLMEVSSSYAPQQMWGRDTNDSQKETNFRNMPHDYNSTNGAEIELTLSEDEEDYYCSSVNMKDHQGPNASLLGSQSSMYGSDQNSENAEFNDSGRLYYCKHCDFSNKSARSVSTHYQRMHPYIKFSFRYILDPNDHSAVYRCLECYIDYTNFEDLQQHYGEHHPEAMNVLNFDHSDLIYRCRFCSYTSPNVRSLMPHYQRMHPTVKINNAMIFSSYVVEQQEGLNAESQTLREILNSAPKTMATSTPVARGAGVPATFNKNASKSFSPECENQKEPSVNSVVVYDCDVCSFASPNMHSVLVHYQKKHPEEKASYFRIQKTMRVVSVDRGSALAQLSFELGTPISPKLSNMASQPPPPPPPPPDLTTELYYCKHCSYSNRSVVGVLVHYQKRHPEIKVTAKYIRQTPPTAAMMRGGEMPPGIQRPPASMQLNRGSSESSVAPLENEMFFCQHCDYGNRTVKGVLIHYQKKHRDFKANADVIRQHTATIRSLCDRGQKKLSSSMPVPTSNAERDKAKLRALKCRQCSYTSPYFYALRKHIKKDHPSLKATVTSILRWAFLDGLIEAGYHCEWCIYSHTEPSGLLVHYQRRHPEHYVDYTYMATKLWAGPDPSPPALMMPSEAKTYKCRDCIFEASSIWDITNHYQAFHPWAMNGDESVLLDIIKEKDAAEKAGTQSDEVGTRVNSEDQITTSQMEQDVDCTEDSSLPQEKNVQLASANPAISSTPYQCTVCQSEYNNLHGLLTHYGKKHPGMKVKAADFAQDIDINPGAVYKCRHCPYINTRIHGVLTHYQKRHPSIKVTAEDFVHDVEQSNDMSQNDVEETSRIFKQGYGAYRCKLCPYTHGTLEKLKIHYEKYHNQPEFDVFAQSPPKASAAMEPESTPEIKASPEIAAEDIGEVAVPASHFSSSHLVSHTVFRCQLCKYFCSTRKGIARHYRIKHNNVRAQPEGKNNLFKCALCSYTNPIRKGLAAHYQKRHDIDAYYTHCLAASRTVSDKPSKVIIPSPPKDTSPQLSEELRRAVEKKKCSLCSFQSFSKKGIVSHYMKRHPGVFPKKQHASKLGGYFTAVYADEHEKQILGEERNDFEKSEVENETQEIEWLPFRCIKCFKLSFSTAELLCMHYTDHHSKDLKRDFTILGCGTRSQSSAYQCKHCDSKPHSMAELALHLNSHNEEFQKRAQRQERRKQLLSKQKYADGAFADFKQERTFGHLEDVSKFKERKVVGYKCKFCVEVHPTLRAICNHLRKHVQYGNVSSVTATVKFGSPYADSPRTP, from the exons ATGGAGGTGCTGCAGTGCGATGGCTGTGATTTTCGAGCTCCATCCTATGAAGACCTTAAAGCTCACATTCAGGATGTTCACACTGCTTTTTTGCAGCCAACAGATGTTTCTGAGGAAAGTCCTAGCCAGCCAAGGTCTGGCTCCATGAATGCTAGCAACCAGACAGAGGTCGAATTTTCTTCTGTAAAAGATGAATTTACAATTGCAGATGAAATTGCAG ggCAAAATGCAGCTCAGATGGGGACTGGAAGTTATTATAGCCATAGCCAGAGTTTTTATAGCCAGCACATGGCCCCAAATCCTAAACCAACAAACAAGTTTTTCCAGTGCAAATTCTGTGTGCGTTACTTCAGATCCAAAAACCTTCTCATAGAACATACCCGAAAAGTGCATGGCACACAAGCTGGAGGGAGCTCTGTGGGACCGCCTGCTGCTGGATCCTTAAATTACAACATCATGATGCATGAGGGGTTTGGCAAAGTTTTCTCTTGCCAGTTCTGTACCTACAAATCGCCAAGGCGTGCAAGGATTATTAAGCACCAGAAAATGTATCACAAAAATAATCTAAAGGAGAGTTCAACTCCCCCTACTGCCACAGCTGCCATATCTGAATCTGCATCCGCATCCGTGCCGGTGCAGGAATCCTGCAAGGAGCTGCCTGCTGAAGTAGTAGAGCGTAGCATCTTGGAATCCATGGTCAAGCCTTTAACAAAGTCTAGGGGCAACTTTTGCTGCGAATGGTGTAGCTATCAGACCCCTCGAAGGGAACGCTGGTGTGACCACATGATGAAGAAGCATCGCAGCATGGTAAAAATACTGTCAAGCCTGAGACAGCAACAGGATGGAACCAGTTTGCCTGATGTGCAGAACAAAAGTGCACCAAACTCTGCCCCAAACTCCAACTATATCTCTATGAATGCTACAGGGCGTGAGATGCCGAATGCCAACGTCTCAAACTTCAGAGGCTCCATGAGTAACTCCCTTATCAGACCCAATTCTTCTACATCTTCAAAGTTTTCTTCTGTGTCTTATCCTCAAATGAAGCCTAAGTCACCTCATAACTCTGGTATGGTTAATTTGTCTGACAGATCCCGCTATGGAATAGCTGACATGACAAATTCTTCTGCTGACCTGGAAACTAATAGTATGCTAAATGACTCTAGCTCTGATGAAGAGCTAAATGAAATAGACAGTGAGAATGGCTTGAACTCCATGGATCACCAGACCTCAGGAATGTCTGCAGAGCAGCTGATGGGATCTGATGGTAACAAATTATTGGAAACAAAGGGGATCCCCTTTAGAAGATACATGAACAGGTTCCAGTGCCCTTTTTGCCCTTTCCTCACTATGCACCGCCGAAGCATCTCCCGCCATATTGAGAACATCCACCTCTCTGGGAAGACGGCTGTATACAAGTGCGATGAATGTCCTTTCACTTGTAAGAGTTCATTAAAACTTGGAGCTCATAAACAATGTCATACAGGTACAACATCAGATTGGGATGCTGTGAATTCCCAGAGTGAAAGCATAGCCTCCTCTCTGAATGAAAGCACAGTGTCTTATGAAAGTGGAAATATAAATGGCAGGAAGTCAGGCGGAATGATGGAATCtgtgcagcagcaacagcagcagtccCCTCAACCCCACTCTCAGCACCCCTATAAATGCACGCTGTGCAACTACTCCACAACTACTTTGAAAGGTCTCCGAGTTCATCAGCAACACAAGCATTCTTTTTGTGATAACTTGCCAAAATACGAGGGACCGTCATCCAATACTCCACAAGAGAGTGAGGTGGATGCCCATGCTGCCTCCAGCACTGTGAAGAAAAGCCAGACCTCAATTCTTGGGTTATCATCTAAAAATAACTTTGTAGCTAAGACCTCTCGAAAACTGACAAATGACTTTCCCCTAGATCTATCGCCTGTGAAGAAGCGAACTAGAATCGATGAAATAGCGAGCAACCTACAGAGCAAAATTAACCAAAACAAGCAACAAGAAGATGCAGTGATTAACGTAGAGGAtgatgaagaagaggaggaagacaaTGAAGTGGAGATAGAAGTAGAATTGGACAAGGAAGAAGAACAAACAGAGCCATTGATGGAGGTGTCTAGTTCCTATGCACCCCAGCAAATGTGGGGAAGAGATACTAATGATTCTCAGAAGGAGACTAATTTCAGGAACATGCCGCATGATTATAATTCCACCAATGGGGCAGAAATTGAGCTAACTTTATCTGAAGATGAGGAAGATTATTATTGCTCTTCTGTCAACATGAAGGATCATCAAGGGCCTAATGCATCTCTTCTGGGCAGCCAGTCGAGTATGTATGGATCTGATCAAAACAGTGAAAACGCAGAGTTTAATGATTCCGGACGGCTTTATTATTGCAAACACTGTGACTTTAGCAACAAATCTGCGAGGAGTGTTAGCACCCACTACCAACGGATGCATCCTTACATTAAGTTCAGCTTTAGGTATATATTGGACCCTAACGATCACAGTGCTGTGTACAGATGCCTTGAATGTTACATTGACTACACCAACTTTGAAGACCTGCAGCAGCATTACGGTGAGCATCATCCTGAAGCTATGAATGTACTCAACTTTGATCATTCTGATCTGATCTACCGCTGCCGCTTTTGCTCTTACACTAGCCCGAATGTTAGAAGCTTGATGCCGCACTACCAAAGAATGCACCCAACTGTTAAAATTAACAATGCAATGATATTTTCAAGCTATGTAGTCGAGCAGCAAGAAGGGTTAAATGCAGAGTCGCAAACACTGAGAGAGATCTTGAATTCTGCTCCCAAGACCATGGCAACTTCCACCCCAGTGGCCCGCGGGGCTGGAGTTCCTGCTACATTTAACAAAAATGCTTCAAAGAGTTTTAGTCCAGAATGTGAAAATCAGAAAGAGCCTTCAGTTAATAGCGTTGTGGTGTATGACTGTGATGTGTGTTCGTTTGCAAGCCCTAACATGCATTCTGTTCTGGTGCATTATCAGAAAAAACACCCTGAAGAAAAGGCTTCATATTTCAGGATTCAGAAGACCATGCGGGTGGTGTCTGTCGACAGGGGTTCTGCCCTAGCTCAACTGTCCTTTGAGCTGGGAACTCCCATCTCCCCAAAACTGTCCAACATGGCTTCACAGccaccacctcccccccccccaccaccagacCTCACCACTGAACTCTACTACTGCAAGCACTGTTCATATAGCAACCGCTCGGTGGTGGGAGTGCTCGTCCACTATCAGAAAAGGCATCCAGAAATAAAGGTCACTGCGAAATACATTAGGCAGACGCCCCCCACAGCAGCAATGATGAGGGGTGGTGAAATGCCACCTGGCATTCAGAGGCCACCAGCGTCTATGCAGCTGAACAGGGGCAGCTCTGAGAGCTCTGTGGCTCCCCTTGAGAATGAAATGTTCTTCTGTCAGCATTGTGACTATGGAAATCGGACCGTTAAAGGCGTGCTCATTCATTATCAAAAGAAGCATCGTGACTTCAAAGCCAATGCAGATGTGATCAGACAGCACACAGCCACGATTAGAAGCCTTTGCGATCGTGGCCAGAAAAAATTGTCCAGCAGCATGCCTGTGCCCACTTCCAATGCAGAGCGGGACAAGGCTAAACTAAGAGCTCTCAAATGCCGGCAGTGTTCCTACACGTCGCCTTATTTTTACGCACTGAGGAAGCATATTAAGAAAGACCATCCAAGCCTGAAGGCCACAGTTACATCCATTTTACGATGGGCATTTTTGGATGGCTTAATAGAAGCTGGTTATCACTGTGAATGGTGTATTTATTCACATACAGAGCCTAGCGGTTTGCTCGTGCATTACCAAAGGAGACATCCTGAGCATTATGTTGACTATACATACATGGCCACTAAACTCTGGGCAGGTCCAgatccttcccctccagccctaATGATGCCATCAGAGGCAAAAACCTATAAATGCAGAGACTGCATTTTTGAAGCATCTTCCATTTGGGATATTACTAATCACTATCAGGCTTTTCATCCTTGGGCCATGAATGGGGATGAATCTGTGTTGCTGGATATCATCAAGGAGAAAGATGCTGCTGAGAAAGCTGGTACTCAGTCCGATGAAGTTGGGACTAGGGTTAATTCTGAAGACCAGATAACCACATCACAGATGGAACAGGACGTGGATTGTACAGAAGACTCCAGCCTCCCCCAAGAAAAAAATGTCCAGCTGGCCTCTGCAAACCCTGCGATATCCTCCACGCCGTATCAGTGCACAGTATGCCAGTCTGAATACAATAACTTGCACGGCCTCCTGACACATTATGGCAAAAAACATCCTGGCATGAAAGTTAAAGCTGCAGATTTTGCACAGGACATAGACATTAACCCAGGAGCCGTGTACAAGTGCAGGCATTGCCCTTACATTAATACGCGCATCCACGGTGTCCTTACACACTACCAGAAACGGCATCCGTCAATAAAGGTCACCGCTGAGGATTTTGTGCATGACGTGGAGCAGTCTAATGACATGTCCCAGAATGATGTGGAAGAAACAAGTAGGATTTTCAAGCAAGGGTATGGTGCTTACAGATGCAAATTATGCCCTTATACCCATGGCACTTTGGAAAAGCTTAAAATTCACTATGAAAAATACCACAACCAACCTGAATTTGATGTGTTTGCGCAGTCACCACCAAAGGCGTCTGCGGCCATGGAGCCGGAGAGTACCCCTGAAATAAAGGCTTCTCCAGAAATTGCTGCTGAGGACATCGGAGAAGTCGCCGTGCCAGCTTCTCATTTCTCCAGCTCTCATCTCGTGTCTCACACAGTATTCCGGTGCCAGCTGTGCAAATATTTCTGCTCCACCCGGAAGGGGATAGCCAGGCACTACCGCATCAAACACAACAATGTCCGGGCGCAGCCGGAAGGCAAAAACAACCTCTTCAAGTGTGCTTTGTGTTCCTACACAAACCCCATCCGCAAAGGGCTTGCAGCACACTACCAGAAACGGCACGACATTGACGCTTATTACACTCATTGCCTGGCAGCCTCCAGGACGGTAAGTGACAAGCCCAGTAAAGTGATCATTCCGTCTCCTCCCAAAGACACCTCTCCTCAACTGAGCGAGGAGCTGAGGAGGGCAGTGGAAAAGAAGAAGTGCTCGCTTTGTTCCTTCCAGTCCTTTAGCAAAAAAGGCATCGTGTCCCACTACATGAAACGTCACCCTGGTGTTTTCCCTAAGAAGCAGCATGCGAGCAAGCTAGGGGGCTACTTTACAGCTGTGTATGCTGACGAGCATGAAAAGCAGATCCTAGGTGAGGAGAGAAATGATTTTGAAAAGTCTGAGGTGGAGAATGAGACTCAGGAAATCGAGTGGCTTCCTTTCAGGTGTATAAAATGTTTCAAACTGTCCTTCAGCACCGCCGAGCTGCTGTGTATGCATTACACTGACCACCACAGCAAGGATTTGAAGAGAGACTTTACCATACTGGGATGTGGCACCCGCTCTCAGAGCTCTGCCTACCAGTGCAAGCACTGTGATAGCAAACCGCATAGCATGGCGGAGCTGGCCTTGCATTTGAACAGTCACAATGAGGAATTCCAGAAGCGTGCCCAACGTCAAGAGAGGAGGAAACAGCTTTTGAGCAAGCAGAAATATGCAGATGGTGCTTTTGCAGATTTCAAACAAGAGAGG ACATTCGGTCACTTGGAAGATGTATCAAAATTTAAGGAGAGGAAAGTTGTTGGatacaaatgtaaattttgtGTGGAAGTTCATCCCACCCTTCGAGCCATCTGTAATCACCTTCGCAAGCATGTTCAGTATGGGAATGTCTCGTCTGTGACAGCTACCGTAAAG TTTGGATCGCCATATGCAGACTCACCACGGACACCATAA